One genomic window of Nocardioides daphniae includes the following:
- a CDS encoding ABC transporter substrate-binding protein, which yields MNRTSTPSWLKVMAGAAALSLTLTACGGESNDNEKDGEADAASYTNDVCKGDVTSADTFKVGGILPLTGNLAFLGPPEIAGVGLAVSDINAAGGVGGADACHQIEDSGDSTDLSVSTAAAGEMVSAKPSVVIGAASSSVSLNFVDTLTSNKITQISPANTATDLSGYSDFYFRTAPPDTIQGAALGTLIATDGHKKIAFLVFNDTYGTGLRNFTQKAIEDAGGEVVYGGKGDGDEFPAGQTTFSAEVTAALNTQPDAIVVLAFDETKAIVPELANQGWDMSKTYFTDGNTADYSEVFDEGTLEGAQGTIPGPNPDETFKDDLSGWYKSAEKKDLTDFTYGAESYHAVILAALAATKGGDTSSVTIQKNLAAVSGAVEGSEECSTYEDCVKLLEDGKDINYRGPAGIGPINDKNDPSSAFIGIFQFQKDNTIKWASEVESSS from the coding sequence GTGAATCGCACCAGCACTCCATCGTGGCTCAAGGTGATGGCGGGGGCCGCAGCGCTCTCCCTCACTCTCACTGCCTGTGGCGGCGAGTCCAACGACAACGAGAAGGACGGCGAGGCAGACGCCGCCTCGTACACCAACGACGTCTGCAAGGGCGACGTGACCAGCGCCGACACCTTCAAGGTGGGCGGCATCCTCCCGCTGACCGGCAACCTGGCCTTCCTCGGCCCGCCGGAGATCGCGGGCGTCGGCCTGGCCGTCTCGGACATCAACGCGGCGGGCGGCGTCGGCGGCGCCGACGCGTGCCACCAGATCGAGGACTCCGGTGACTCCACCGACCTCTCCGTCTCCACCGCTGCCGCGGGCGAGATGGTCTCGGCCAAGCCGTCGGTCGTCATCGGTGCCGCGTCGTCCAGCGTCTCGCTGAACTTCGTCGACACGCTGACCAGCAACAAGATCACCCAGATCTCGCCGGCCAACACCGCGACGGACCTGAGCGGCTACTCGGACTTCTACTTCCGCACCGCTCCCCCGGACACCATCCAGGGTGCCGCCCTCGGCACGCTGATCGCGACCGACGGTCACAAGAAGATCGCCTTCCTGGTCTTCAACGACACCTACGGCACCGGCCTGCGCAACTTCACCCAGAAGGCCATCGAGGACGCGGGCGGCGAGGTCGTCTACGGCGGCAAGGGCGACGGCGACGAGTTCCCCGCCGGCCAGACCACCTTCTCGGCCGAGGTGACCGCAGCGCTCAACACGCAGCCCGACGCCATCGTCGTCCTCGCGTTCGACGAGACGAAGGCGATCGTCCCCGAGCTGGCCAACCAGGGCTGGGACATGTCCAAGACCTACTTCACCGACGGCAACACCGCCGACTACAGCGAGGTCTTCGACGAGGGCACCCTCGAGGGCGCCCAGGGCACCATCCCCGGCCCGAACCCGGACGAGACGTTCAAGGACGACCTGTCGGGCTGGTACAAGTCGGCCGAGAAGAAGGACCTCACCGACTTCACCTACGGTGCCGAGTCCTACCACGCCGTGATCCTGGCCGCGCTCGCCGCGACCAAGGGTGGCGACACCTCCTCGGTGACGATCCAGAAGAACCTGGCGGCCGTCTCCGGCGCCGTCGAGGGCAGCGAGGAGTGCAGCACCTACGAGGACTGCGTCAAGCTCCTCGAGGACGGCAAGGACATCAACTACCGCGGTCCGGCAGGCATCGGCCCGATCAACGACAAGAACGACCCGTCCTCGGCCTTCATCGGGATCTTCCAGTTCCAGAAGGACAACACCATCAAGTGGGCCTCGGAGGTCGAGTCCAGCAGCTGA
- a CDS encoding lipopolysaccharide biosynthesis protein gives MSSLTRNARAVMSTGLGIAIAMVVMNVGSYGLTMLAARMLGPGEYGVLAASMNLLLVIGVGALGLQATGARRISAHPESVAQIEAEILRISWRVAWGLGLSLLLLAPVVNRVLKLDNLALSFLIAVAAVPLTVAGGYFGILQGERRWLPLGVVYMASGVPRLVIGVALMAWNPSAFIAFLAVVLGSLVPVALGWWILRGSRGAGEGSDSHSGAAVLREMVHNSQALLAFFALSNVDVIVARNTLDGHEAGLYAGGLILAKMLTFLPQFVVVVAFPAMATAGERTRALTRSLFAVSGLGLLCTGAVAIASPLVLSLVGGQEFAEIQGELWIFALLGTMLALLHLVVYSVLARQGQRSSYVVWAALAVLVAGGLTAESVEGLLTWVMLVIGSLLTLLVAVSYYLVRKPVVTPVESDALV, from the coding sequence GTGAGTTCGCTGACCCGCAACGCCAGGGCCGTCATGAGCACGGGCCTCGGCATCGCCATCGCCATGGTGGTGATGAACGTGGGCAGCTACGGCCTCACGATGCTCGCGGCGCGGATGCTCGGCCCGGGCGAGTACGGCGTGCTCGCGGCCTCGATGAACCTGCTGCTGGTGATCGGCGTGGGTGCCCTCGGGCTCCAGGCCACCGGTGCCCGCCGCATCTCGGCACACCCGGAGAGCGTGGCCCAGATCGAGGCCGAGATCCTGCGCATCTCGTGGCGCGTCGCGTGGGGTCTGGGCCTCTCGCTGCTGCTGCTCGCGCCCGTCGTCAACCGGGTGCTGAAGCTGGACAACCTCGCCCTGTCGTTCCTGATCGCCGTCGCGGCCGTCCCGCTCACGGTGGCCGGGGGCTACTTCGGGATCCTCCAGGGCGAGCGACGATGGCTGCCCCTCGGCGTCGTCTACATGGCCAGCGGCGTGCCGCGGCTGGTCATCGGCGTCGCCCTGATGGCGTGGAACCCGAGCGCCTTCATCGCCTTCCTGGCCGTCGTGCTCGGCTCGCTGGTCCCGGTGGCACTGGGCTGGTGGATCCTGCGTGGCTCACGCGGCGCGGGCGAGGGCAGCGACTCACACTCCGGGGCCGCCGTGCTGCGCGAGATGGTGCACAACTCCCAAGCGCTGCTGGCCTTCTTCGCGCTCTCCAACGTCGACGTGATCGTCGCGCGCAACACCCTCGACGGCCACGAGGCAGGCCTCTACGCCGGCGGGCTGATCCTGGCCAAGATGCTGACCTTCCTGCCCCAGTTCGTCGTCGTCGTCGCCTTCCCGGCGATGGCCACTGCCGGGGAGCGGACGCGCGCCCTCACCCGCAGCCTCTTCGCCGTCTCCGGCCTGGGGCTGCTGTGCACCGGCGCCGTCGCGATCGCCTCGCCGCTGGTGCTCTCCCTGGTCGGCGGCCAGGAGTTCGCCGAGATCCAGGGCGAGCTCTGGATCTTCGCGCTGCTCGGCACGATGCTGGCGCTGCTCCACCTCGTCGTCTACTCGGTGCTCGCCCGTCAGGGCCAGCGTTCCTCCTACGTCGTGTGGGCGGCCCTGGCCGTGCTGGTGGCCGGCGGGCTCACCGCCGAGAGCGTCGAAGGACTGCTCACCTGGGTGATGCTCGTGATCGGCTCGCTGCTCACGCTCCTGGTCGCGGTCAGCTACTACCTCGTGCGCAAGCCGGTGGTGACGCCGGTGGAGTCCGACGCCCTGGTCTGA
- a CDS encoding class I SAM-dependent methyltransferase, which produces MSHADVPHVPSERGSASLTFAQAWAAVSDVPGWLKEGQARILWDEATQLGEGAKVLEIGSHQGRSTVILGEALRPKGGTVLAVDPFVEGKLFGGLSTKEKFERNIAANDLGDVVELVQDYSTALRPTWTTAFDMLYIDGKHDYWTLSDDLRWSVHLPEGGAIVIHDCFSSIGVTLGILRHVLFSSEIAYERRSNSQALFRRRRPTRADRLRILAEMPWWIRNVFIKVLLRLRLRPVARLVGHDSPYDPY; this is translated from the coding sequence ATGTCCCACGCAGATGTCCCGCACGTGCCCAGCGAGCGCGGCTCGGCGTCCCTGACCTTCGCCCAGGCGTGGGCAGCGGTCTCCGACGTGCCCGGCTGGTTGAAGGAGGGGCAGGCCCGCATCCTGTGGGACGAGGCCACCCAGCTGGGCGAGGGGGCCAAGGTCCTGGAGATCGGCTCCCACCAGGGACGCTCCACCGTGATCCTGGGCGAGGCGCTGCGCCCGAAGGGCGGCACGGTCCTGGCCGTCGACCCGTTCGTCGAGGGCAAGCTCTTCGGCGGCCTGTCGACCAAGGAGAAGTTCGAGCGCAACATCGCGGCCAACGACCTCGGTGACGTGGTGGAGCTGGTGCAGGACTACAGCACCGCGCTGCGCCCGACGTGGACCACCGCGTTCGACATGCTCTACATCGACGGCAAGCACGACTACTGGACGCTCTCCGACGACCTCAGGTGGAGCGTGCACCTGCCCGAGGGTGGCGCCATCGTGATCCACGACTGCTTCTCGTCGATCGGGGTGACGCTGGGCATCCTGCGCCACGTGCTCTTCTCCTCCGAGATCGCCTACGAGCGTCGGAGCAACTCCCAGGCGCTCTTCCGCCGGCGCCGGCCCACGCGTGCCGACCGGCTGCGGATCCTGGCCGAGATGCCGTGGTGGATCCGCAACGTCTTCATCAAGGTGCTGCTGCGCCTGCGCCTGCGCCCCGTGGCGCGGCTGGTCGGGCACGACTCGCCCTACGACCCCTACTGA
- a CDS encoding GNAT family N-acetyltransferase — MSRASVLIRTATESDVVVLRELWSDVLRSTTRDEQMADLRTVLGTAEEDEDSRVVVAEIDGQVVGAVHLRVTVVSTLNLDRMVLAFAPHVMPGHHRRGVGSALMEAAASFAEERGVGLVGSAALSASRDANRFFARLSMGPVATLRLATTNGLRQRLPAARQVRSTSASAVSSGRHIDRVLAARRGRRSARVSS, encoded by the coding sequence ATGTCGCGAGCGTCGGTGCTCATCCGTACCGCGACCGAGTCGGACGTGGTCGTCCTGCGTGAGCTGTGGAGCGACGTCCTGCGGTCGACCACGCGCGACGAGCAGATGGCTGACCTCCGCACCGTGCTCGGCACCGCCGAGGAGGACGAGGACTCCCGTGTCGTCGTCGCCGAGATAGACGGCCAGGTCGTGGGTGCGGTCCACCTGCGCGTCACGGTCGTCTCCACGCTCAACCTGGACCGCATGGTCCTGGCCTTCGCCCCGCACGTGATGCCCGGTCACCACCGTCGCGGAGTCGGCTCCGCCCTCATGGAGGCGGCCGCGTCGTTCGCGGAGGAGCGCGGCGTCGGGCTCGTCGGATCTGCGGCGCTGTCGGCGTCGCGGGACGCCAACCGCTTCTTCGCCCGCCTCTCGATGGGTCCCGTGGCCACGCTCCGGCTGGCCACCACCAACGGCCTGCGCCAGCGTCTCCCCGCCGCCCGCCAGGTGCGCAGCACCAGCGCCAGCGCCGTGTCGAGCGGTCGCCACATCGACCGGGTGCTGGCGGCGCGTCGCGGCCGGCGTTCGGCGCGCGTCAGTTCCTGA
- a CDS encoding hotdog fold thioesterase, producing MSDHPMNVHAVDPSLKDGPPHELIAGMQDMMGALNEKMGIELVEVTADRIVGTMPVEGNTQPYGLLHGGASVVLAESLGSIGAAMHGYPERIPVGVDINATHHRSAASGTVTGVATAVHLGRTSACYEVVISDEQGRRLCTSRITCALIPPRS from the coding sequence ATGAGCGACCACCCCATGAACGTGCACGCCGTCGACCCGAGCCTCAAGGACGGCCCGCCCCACGAGCTGATCGCCGGGATGCAGGACATGATGGGTGCGCTCAACGAGAAGATGGGGATCGAGCTCGTCGAGGTCACCGCGGACCGCATCGTCGGCACGATGCCGGTGGAGGGCAACACCCAGCCCTACGGGCTGCTCCACGGTGGCGCGTCGGTCGTGCTGGCCGAGTCGCTCGGCTCCATCGGCGCGGCGATGCACGGCTACCCCGAGCGGATCCCGGTCGGCGTCGACATCAACGCCACCCACCACCGCTCGGCGGCCTCGGGCACCGTGACCGGCGTGGCGACGGCGGTGCACCTGGGTCGGACGAGCGCCTGCTACGAGGTCGTCATCTCTGACGAGCAGGGGCGACGCCTGTGCACCTCGCGCATCACCTGCGCACTCATCCCGCCGCGCAGCTGA
- a CDS encoding acyltransferase family protein, with translation MAATEVTGVDPSVRQVKDAQISSLTGMRGFAAIMVVVIHTAGRTDYPWLGVHGYGPIALFVLSGFLLYRPFSRWVLGIGPMPSLRNYSIRRVLRIFPAYWAVLHVWYFIYPAAVPSSFGQYLKELTLLNTLQYFGLTQGLQQAWSMGTELTWYVFVPVLATLTFLVMRVVPARLRVRVHVWMLLTSLPISAGWIWFVHDGAPWQSAGMWLLKYLVCFTFGALVAMVMEAERAGMIDISRGRLLMEDPWLLPLLAFLFALIGTSQFGGEHDFGFLSLSEELTRDGCAFGLAATLLLIAVFSPPDAPFNRFLATRWMQASGRWSYGIYLWHLPLIVMLYEDYAFPEGFLGLVVWLMVILPISYALGAASYAWVETPAMTLSKRLTPSRPRGGARAARRGTAPAELADSRGGAAQ, from the coding sequence GTGGCAGCGACAGAGGTGACCGGGGTCGACCCGTCCGTGCGCCAGGTGAAGGATGCCCAGATCTCGTCGCTGACGGGGATGCGCGGCTTCGCCGCCATCATGGTCGTCGTCATCCACACCGCCGGACGCACCGACTACCCATGGCTGGGTGTGCACGGCTACGGGCCGATCGCCCTCTTCGTGCTCTCGGGCTTCCTGCTCTACCGGCCGTTCAGCCGCTGGGTGCTCGGCATCGGGCCGATGCCCTCGTTGCGCAACTACTCGATCCGCCGCGTCCTGCGCATCTTCCCGGCGTACTGGGCCGTGCTGCACGTCTGGTACTTCATCTACCCCGCGGCCGTGCCCAGCTCCTTCGGGCAGTACCTCAAGGAGCTCACCCTCCTCAACACCCTGCAGTACTTCGGGCTCACCCAGGGGCTCCAGCAGGCGTGGTCGATGGGCACCGAGCTGACCTGGTACGTCTTCGTCCCGGTCCTGGCCACCCTCACCTTCCTGGTCATGCGGGTCGTCCCGGCCCGTCTCCGGGTCAGGGTGCACGTGTGGATGCTGCTGACCTCCCTGCCCATCTCGGCAGGGTGGATCTGGTTCGTCCACGACGGCGCCCCGTGGCAGAGCGCCGGCATGTGGCTGCTGAAGTACCTCGTCTGCTTCACCTTCGGCGCCCTGGTCGCGATGGTCATGGAGGCCGAGCGCGCCGGGATGATCGACATCTCCCGTGGTCGTCTGCTCATGGAGGACCCGTGGTTGTTGCCCCTCCTGGCGTTCCTCTTCGCGCTCATCGGCACCTCGCAGTTCGGTGGTGAGCACGACTTCGGCTTCCTGAGCCTCTCGGAGGAGCTGACCCGTGACGGGTGCGCGTTCGGCCTCGCCGCGACGCTGCTGCTGATCGCGGTCTTCTCGCCGCCCGACGCACCCTTCAACCGCTTCCTGGCGACCCGGTGGATGCAGGCCAGCGGTCGCTGGTCCTACGGCATCTACCTGTGGCACCTGCCGCTGATCGTGATGCTGTACGAGGACTACGCCTTTCCCGAGGGCTTCCTCGGCCTGGTCGTGTGGCTCATGGTGATCCTCCCGATCTCGTACGCCCTGGGTGCCGCGAGCTACGCCTGGGTCGAGACGCCGGCCATGACGCTGTCGAAGCGGCTCACCCCCTCGAGGCCGAGGGGCGGCGCCCGCGCCGCACGCCGGGGCACCGCCCCCGCCGAGCTCGCCGACTCCCGTGGAGGAGCTGCGCAGTGA